The window aaggggcaCAATTCAATGGTTCAGATcggctttggatggtggggatgagagataggaaggtgggccacaccaagctctctcatggaggttgagACGTGAgctgcttgggagaaatgagagagataaaagaGATGAAAGATGTGacgtaaagagagagagagagagagggatgggtgatggggagagttgactttaagggaggggtggttgtacttggggatgggtaaGTGATGAGGTGTgatttgtacttgattgatatgattgatgtgattgatgtgatagattctcttgggattagcaaTGTGCagcatttttcttgaactgaacgtggACCCACGTCTCCTGGCTCAGGTATAGGATTAGCAAGCGaaacgtggcatcggaaccgtggcgacaacacggtcgcaagggtacaagtcttgggtcgaaccGATTCTGATATACGgaacatgactcaggatcgcgcgcaaacaccggTAACAGATCACGGGTCACTGGAATTCAACTGAGAAGACCGCGaaggcctatggaacggtacgggctaagatacgggtcttacataatatgcgatgcgaataaaatgaccaagctggagtatgagGTCGAGTTGatggtatgtagtatcgcaggctaaggGATctaccacaagagacttctatctaaaccagtcccatacctaaatttagataaccagactcaatgtggtaaactcttgacctcaggttagtcgcgcgccccaaccgaaatcctggctattacgaaagtacatgtaacaaatagttacacaccaccagcccgagtggatagtgaatgaatagtATGCACTCCTATTCAataggtccacatatcagtacggttcctctttgagaaattaccggggtctattacactccaaaccagattaccgcctcatcgcgcgcaacaaggtgagtgaaagagacctcactatccgcctgccaatatcgggcccgtcTCGTCGATAACTgacccatttctcgagctggtcagactcagcctagcattgcaccctcctcttgggcaggtaaggttgtacccccttccaaccgagcacaacacagtggaaaacgtagcctaacggtatacgaccctcatgcgctcatgtatcaactcggtttagatgttggagcaacctctcgaacaaagagggttctgggactttcactcagggatatctataacacccaatgtagaacagattttcggtgttgtatctggccatccactatatgcctgtggaggctacgaccttgatgtcgctagggcgtgcggtggtcatattacaaaatgcgagatacatgagtcataccatccagtcatgcattaaacctatgcgtaccgtgcgctcatgtgaggcaactccgcttatcagggagtctcataaacaacctgccctatgacatatgcaatggtcaactacacctcataacaaacatgcagatgatgcgtatgggcatgtatcatgattctatgctatcacatactcataatcggtattgataatcggcttcgataatcgacttatacaatcggtctcaacaataggaatcgaccttgacaatcggcccagacaatcggaatcggcctcgacaatcagcctcgtcaatcggaatcggcctcgacaattggaatcgacttcgataatcggtctcgtcaatcggaattgacctcgacaatcgaaatcggcctcaacaatcggaattggcctcgataatcggcctcgataatcggaatcggcctcaataattggaatcggcctcgacaatcggaacggcctcgacaatcggaatcgacctcaataatcagaatcggcctaacaaagggcctaagggaaggtcacaatgtggacatttaaccaccatcgcccatcaatgtggacatttaaccaacattgctctcaaggagtggtcctcatagagccaaacgtatcgtggccccatggcctcacacaaggacctaatacacatcaatatgggcctcactcatgggccgcatatgcatcatattgggcctcatgtacatcacaatgggccgcaatacatgggctagaaaatacattaaaatgggccgcaatacatgaatcttatacatcaagtgggccgcaccacatgggccttatacagtacatcaggcctcatcaagtcataatgggccgcatcacggtgggccacatatgcatcacattgcgcctcacttatgggccacatatatatcacattgggcctcatatacatcaagtgggccgcatcacatgggccgcaccaatgggcctcatatacgtcgcattgggccacatcccatgggcccgaaaactgatggatggcaaggataaatatcatggtggacagCAGCCCACGAACGgcgtgcatacaaaacatacctcaCGTGGGTCCTATCCCAGCTGAACGGTGcttataaaatacatacacctcGGTAGGGCCCATCATCCTATAgaaggtgtagataaaacacattgaACCTTTGCTTCATCtactttttgggatcataccctataacgatctttcaaaatgtatggacggcttggataaaacacatacattacggtgggtcccacagagccctgaCAGGACCGTACGTTTCTAGCTAGGTCCCGGTGGGGTAGTACCAATCCACGCCCCGTCAACGTTTGTATAATAAGCTTAATCTCGAACGATCACGTGTTGGTGCACTTTGATGAAAGCATCCGGCTCTTATGTTTGCCATCacttactgagtaactcagaaACTTTGGGGCCCAGATTAAAGTACGTgacttatccataccgtccatctgtttttccagattattttagggcatgatctcaaagttgaagcatatacaaatctcgtgtggaccacacaacaggaaactgTAGGGACAATGacacatccaccgttgaaatcttcctagggcgcacagtgatgtttatttttcatcaaacctcTTCAAAAGGACTCaccgacatggatgaagggaaaacaaaaatatcagattgatccaaaacatgtgtagccccaagaatttttcaacggtaggcattcaattcccactgtttcctattgtgtggcccaatagagctttggatatgctttaattttagtaTTCTGGTCTAGATTTTGCtaggaaaaaggatggacggtgtagataagatacatacatcactgtgggccctaacatactgagttactcattacgcagCATACAACCCTTAGCAGCTTCTGTGTAGTTGGGATGGCTAAAAAAATCGGACACCTGGCTGCAGCCATCACGCAGGTTAGTGCATgaatcattattattatcattattattttattttttgtgtggtCATGCGTTGTTTTCTATGCTGTGGTCGGTtgagtcattttaggatattcaAACCGTGCATtgagtgtgccccaccatgatgatgggattttcaaaataataaatacTACAAAATCattaggcgggccacaccatagaaaataatggacaacaacccaaatgcataaaaattcaTATGTTGGGTGAGATGATAGTTGAATTGGTCTGATTTTTTTGGCATCTTACTTTCATGGTACAGTGACCCTTTTGGATGGATTCGATGCCATTAATAAACTGCAGTGGGCCCACTCCTCATGTTTATATAATAAGCTAAATCTACAAACGATTGCGGATGATGTGGTAAAAGATTTAGAAAGATGAGGGAAACATctcattaaattttatttaatgaaGCGTTTACCTAAAAcaagacgcggatttcctgtcaaAAGGCTTTCCCTGGAAGTTCCTGCCTAGGgagctagatggggcccaccgtgatttttgtgataaatccacctcgTCAATcagtttttccggctcattttagacatgagacaaaaaaataaggtgatccaaaactcaaggatgccacacgagaggaaacagtgagaattgaacaacctaccgttgaaaccttcatggtccacttgatttttatatgccattcaaactacTTATAAGTTCAAACCcatgatgaactgaaaacatttaaataaaaataaaaataaataaataaataaataataaataacctTAACTTAGCCTGATGCAAAACTTCCATGGCTAAACAAATGTTTCAACATTGGTAGTCAATTTAGACGGGGGCATACAGCAGTCCCGGAGGGGCCAGATGTAAGTCTCAaagatatatccacaccatccaaacctcTCCATGAGATGTGTCATCTCTACCAAAGTTCAAAAATCAGTCCGGTTAGAACCTCATATGGGCCACAGCTAGAGCTGTGCAATCCTGACCCAATTCGGTGgatccgacggcctggatcggtgcggatcgagtagggcaATTCATATTCAAAATcttttcgggtcgagttcggatcaataATAATCTGAACCGATCCGATCTGGAATTCGATTTGATTGGATCTGATCCGGACCGCTCCGATTCGATCTGGATCTAGTTTGTATAATGTATATTTCATTATTTAATATTTTACCCACACCTTCCTCTTCTTCCCCTCTCTTCGGCAATCCCAACGACCCATCTCCTCTCCAAGTAACCACCAGCGTCCTCCTCACTGACAGCCATACATTCCATGAGCAGCCCATAGCAGCTTCCACCCATTACAGCAATACCTCAAACAGAGCAACGAGCACAAAGCTGTGCAAGCAAGGCCAGCCAAACTGAAAATACTTATACCTGCATATCACCACAGACATCCAGCAATTCTAGCACGTAATCTGCATCCGTCCTTGATGGCTAGTTCTTAGATTGTGCACCATCTCAGTGCAGCAGAAGAATCTCACCAGCATTTGATCAGCGAACCACTGCCACAAAACCAAAAGCTTGACACCGCCAGTTGCTTCCTAGCATATCGAGCCACAATGAATCAGCCCATGAACACACCACAAGCAACCACTGCTATGACAGTGCAGGACACACATAAAGAAGGGATGCAGAATCCCCAGGATCGGCCGCAAACATCCCTCATCCAGCCAATGCACAtaggctataaaaaaaaaaaaaaaaagaaactcaaGCTACTAAGCAGAGGAAAGAGGAGTAGAATCTGGCCCCACCTCATATTATACCTGCTGCTAAACCTAGGGATCCTTATGCAGGAGCTCCAAGGGGGGTTAAGTTCTGCTACTACAGCTAAGCCCCACTACCAATAGAACTACCAGCTGCCCCATCATCAGCCCCTCCCATAGCTGGCCAAATAAGCTACCCAAGCCCACCTAAGTGCATGAGGCCTAACACCAAAAGCAGAGCCCATAGAAGACATAATCAAGGGGAATGAGAAGCCGACACCAAACAAAGTTGTCCCAAGGAGCCTAAGCACTCTCTGAGCAGTTGCACTCATAAGCAACTATGCTTATTGTATATAAAGAAGGTCAAATCACGTAACTAGCCATTCTGATCCGAACCGTGCCCAATCCGATCTGaatcggttttcctgaccgagtcaaaCTCGAATCGGATCAGGCAATGTACATTTCGGATCGGTCTGAGTCAGGTGACCCAGACTTAgtcccggattggatcgagttcgggtcaggccattaaGAATTCGGATCAgaccgagttggacccaatccgatccgactcggtctgatgcccagctctagccacAGCAAAGGGATGAAGGTATTAACTTAGATTCATGAACTCCAATGGCTATCTGGATTTTCCAAGTACAAACAATCGATTAGGAGGATGGCTTTAAATAAAAAACAATGAGAAAGGATCCAACCAAATCAGAATATTTAAGTATCATTAAAGACAAAAGTAATGCTTGTATGATTATAAAAACCACACATTAGCAACCAAGCATGTGAACAACACAAGTATGGAAGTTAAAAGAAATGGCGGTTCGAGGATTAAAAATGTCAAGTTTCATTGTTGTTTTgcttgtagttttcatcttgtcAGCTACTTGTagtgagtctctctctctctctctctctctctctctctctagttgtaAGGTTTTATTGGCAAAGAGGAGTTTACAAATAGTGTTTGGATGAAAAATTATGGCTGTGTAAATTtggattttaaattttgaatgtaaataaaatttaaataatttaaaagaaaaatactctactatatataattatttttaaaaacaaaacccCATCTTTCATATTACAAGTAAAGGGATTACACCTTTAAaaatgtcatatatatatatatatatatggagagagagagagagagagagagagagagagagagagagagagagagagcaaagtacTGTATGGTTGATCTATATGGACCCAAGTGATGTGTACCATGTTAGATCTGAATACGGAATTGCCGGGGGATCTTCCAgtgcattggatatggagatcTAATTGATTTGATGGCTTACCTTGTTGGGACACCATTGCTGTAGATAGAATGCTGAAGACGAGAAGTTGTGATGGTGCTGAAGTTTTTTGTCGATTGTGTCGAATCGGAGACCCAACCTTAATTTATAATTGCAGAGGGtggaggagtttgaaacccatcaaaactcctttccctaaaggctccacacgaatttgcAATGTCGGTTCTACTTGAATACTATATGTGTGTTATAATTCTAGCATCTCATCATTTACACAAATTTTAGATGCATCACAACTTACTGGGGTCTACTGGTGCACCTGATCATATTATCCAACCcttatgacaatccagaccgttgatcaataaggcccaccttacacAATTCTTACATACCATACATCCAATACAAATTGTTCAAAAGCCTATAAAAAAATAATGCTTATTTGAATCGATATCCACACTAGACCGGATTTTATATGAATCGGAATCATGCTTGAAATTAGACCAGATCGAATTAAATGTTGGGTTGAGTCATATAAAATGTGAACGGGCCCTTGCATATTGACAGAACCCTAAGATCTGACTTAGTTTAGTATCAACCAAAATACACCCACTTGTCTTGACATATGGGGGCCATTGGTCAAGTAAATGAATAACTCCGATTGCATTCATATTTTTAAGTGCAGGTATAAATAGTTAAGATTTTAAGTATTGTTGTTGGTACCGAAGAAATAGATTTTAATTGATGTGTGCAGTGGAGAAGATGGGAGCGATGGTTTGCATAGGAGGCAAAGATTATAGAGTGCCATGCGAGCAGATTTGCTCTGAAAATGGCTTTGCTACTGGAGATTGCATCTATTTCGATCACAAAATCAACTGTTGTTGCATCCAAGCGGGCGAAAAACCTTGATTACTTCGTATCAATGTCTTCAAATACCTTATTTTACCTTGAATTATTATCATTATCCTCATCATTAagctaatataaataaataaagagctaGTCATTTGGGCTCTTGGCTACTtatcttctcttcctttttttcaaTCACTTTTGGTTACCTGTGATACGCCAAATTGCATTGAAAAGAGTGCTTCAGTTGGTTCGCAGCGGTTGCTTGCATGCTGGCTTCAAAGCTTATTGCTAAGGTAAAACTCACTAGCACGCCTGGGAATTAAGATTCTATTTTTAAACCATGGTTTTACATAATAAAATGAAATCACTATAGGGAGCCTAGCCCAGTTTGGGCTAAAATTGGACAACTCAGCTGGGTCCATAGGTTGGACCCAGCCCGATAAGTCATTGGCTGGACCTACACTTGCATTTGCTTAAATGTCCAACGAGATTGGATCCGACAGGCTCATTCAATGTTTATGGGCTGATCATTTAAATGGTTGGACTGGTTTATCCAGATCAGAGTCCTTGGATCCTGGACTTGAGAATGTAGATTGCTTATTGGTGCAAGGAAGAGCATGAAATAATGAGAAGAAGATTGGTGTGTAATAAAAAgactttgaattcacaagaaataaagaaaattttaaaataatttattgatgtgtatttctaaaaaagaattataatactttaaataataaaatacaaaCCCTAATTAAAAGTCTTAATGCGATTAAACTGAAAATtatctaaaataataaaatctattaaaaataaaaataaaatattttaatttccgGATGATTCTCGGCATGGTAAGAAGCAAATCATAAGAATATCGTGTACACTAAAACTCTAAGACGAAGAAAATACGTCTAACttaaattttattgaaaataatcagtttttttttttttttttttaatttgtaaaATTGCAGTTTTGAATTGGAATGCAGTGTTTTCTCATTAAACGCAATGACACAACTCACTTATGGGGTTTGGTTGCCCCCGGATGGCTAGTTTCAATCGAAAATCATAGGTCGTGAGACCCATAATGATTACTAAATCAAAAGTTATAACCGATTTACAATTCACACTTTGATTGACAATTTTTACCTATTCGAAATGAAGTTCTTCGATCTGAATGCATCTCATGCCAATTATGTCATACCTCGCATAAGTCGGTCCAGCTATGCTAAGAATAGGTCTGTGGCCTGCATAACCTACAGTGCCTACACACTGTCTAgtatcaattaaaaaaaataaaataaaacatcttCTGCAGTGTCAGATGTAAGggcttgatgtagagcgggttgcggacagttacatggccaagatggatcagaaaaggctcgatcgacgacagaagtaatccagaccatcggaccttaaatcgggtgtatctcgcaatccggaatgagttatctgacgtaaaatatatgattttggggtagaataagctactttagccaaccaacccggctatgccgggttacccaagccggatttgcgaaataccgccagatctacagtcgtttccctattttaatttcgtttttactataaatagtaagttttagtttgattataactcttcatactttggactttaggagttgcgtccaacctaaaaagagcttagaaaaattaagagaacagtttggtgaagccaaataggacacttgctatttttggccgaaaacattgcgcactagtagacatcacgaccgtctataatagtaagtttactatttatattaagtcacgaattctaggagttttagttgtagtttgattctgatttcttttccattgcttcgtacccctatttaaagggttgtgaacttgtttttattcattgattaatcaatttcgaatttattagaatttcctgctttctttcctcgtggattcgagatgtctctgtgaggagtccacagaagttccgtggattcagaatagttatcctcttgaggaagatggtgctcgacctcacgtccttccctgtgtcAGGGCTGTAGTGAAAAGTcttagatccatagctcatgggCTGGACCTAAAATGTTATAGTGGACCAACCCATTTGCTAAGGTATATATACTCAAACCATCTAGAAATGGGACTGTCAATGCACCAGGCCTGGGCTAGTCAATTGCagattttgaataggcccagcatAACAACATGGCTCAAATAGTTTTAAAACTGGGCCTGAGATAGCCATAAGCCCTGACCCATTGATAACCCTACCCAGAAGCATAGGAAAGTCCGTAGCTCCTTTCCGACATAGAACCACCTGTACACTGAAGAAGGGACGGTGATGATGAATAAATCTAGCTTAGTGAGAAGTACGGACTATTTCTACAAAGGGGAGTCATTTAATACTCCGGCTGCTTGTGATGCTTGATGTGCAGGCACTAGCAAATAGCACACGTCGCGcatataataaattaaaaatattaattcgACTATTAAATTGTGAAGCCCACTGTTCTGATTTACAGTCTCAAGATCGGATTGGTTGAACGATcccaacttatatatatatatatatatatatatatatatatatatataatagaggTTGGCCATCACAGGTACCCATGTGGCCTAGGGTAGATGTTTgactcacatcacagtggggcccgtacAGCTCAACTTCCCACACGGTCTacgcacatgtgtgtgtgtggatatatAGTTTAATAATGATAAATTCATATTAATTAGACATGTTGTCCATATTTTTCTGTTTTAACCATGATCATGGTAGAGAATATCTGTTAATGACATGGATAATTACCTCAAAGCCCATGCGAAGGAACTGATAGTACTGTGCGATTATCGTACTTGATCCTGCGTACgcagataaatttttttttttagctttcgATTTCCTTGAGCACCATAAGTTATAGTACTCAGAGCTCAGGTTGGATAAGTGAACAGGACAATCGATAAATCTGGACCGTCAATTGGGTCCGAAAGCACACTTCATGGGCCACCCagaaaaaatcacaccaattagATGATCTAATCCTCTCTACACATGCAATGGGATGGTTACACTATAACAATTCATACTTTTTACGACAAGTTTGCTAAAAATTCCAAACTCTACACAAAATTGCGACTAGTCGCTAATTTTGTTGCAAATACACCGTCACAAATTTTATTTAGTGACGAAAATGTTAACCCATCGTCAATTACTCAATTATTTATGACGATCTAATAACTTGTAACTAAAAATGTCATTACGAAGAGTCTAAATTGTTGCGGTGAATTAGGATCCTTTGGTGAGAGTGATTCTTTTGAACCATAGGTAATCCATCATGGCCCCACCAAGTGGATGGCTGTGACTGTTACTTGacaatcttgattgtccattttatAGGCCAATGAGATGGTTCAAATCtcctgattggtgtgatttttttcTCAGCAACCTATTAGTATTAAGCAGTACCCAATGGATGGTTGTGACCGTTAATtgacaatcttgaccatccattttatgtGGACGCTAGCTGGACACGTACCCTTGGAGAAGTTGAGGGTGAAGGTTGGTTGATCAGATCCAAGGTAGTTGATGTGGAAGATGAGTTCCTCAGGTAAGTCTTCCTTACTCCTCCATATCACCCATCCGATCCCAGCATAGACGAGTCCGTACTTGTGTCCGCTCACGTTGATGCTCTTCACCAACGGTAGCCGAAAATCCCATTCCAGATCGGGGTACAGGAAAGGCGCGATGAATCCACCGCTCGCTGCGTCCACGTGGATTGGAGTATTCCATCTGTGGTCCAAAAATCAACTATACATTGAAATAATATAATTCATGGTTTGGTTGTTTGAAGAGATCACAACCATTGCAAGACATCTGGGAGCTGTTTGATCATGATCTGATGGTGATTAAATTCATGGGGTCCACCATTTTCTCAAGGTACATGCGTTTTGGTATGATAGGCTTGGCCGGGCCGAATATGAGTCACGGAGGCTTAAACCTGTGCTGATGTGGAGCGGGTTTTGaatactttcatggccaagatgggctAGAGAAGGCCTCATCGGAGGCGAACTGTTAGGACCCAAAAGCAGGCATCTCAcgaaccagaatgagttattccacgtgcaatacatcactttaggaaggagaagctactttagccaaccaacctgctacgTTGGTTGAtgatgtagggatgaacgtgatgatgtcgatcaccatcttcctcaaggataactactctaaatctaCGGAGCTTTACTGGACTCatcatagagacttctcaaatcaatgaggaaaaaaaacaaaaaaagatagaaataaattctaaaaaatttgtaAGTTGATTGATAATTCCaataaacaagtttacaaccctttaaataggtatgttaagccatggaagaagtttcaaaattaaactacaactaaaactcctagaaatcgctaCTTACTTTAAATactaaacttactataaatagagggtcatgatttccactagtgcTCATGATTTtcaactaaaaatagaaagtgtcctatttgacttcatcatgatattctcctaattattataagcactattctcctaattattctaagcactttttatgtttGACGCATCTCCTAAagtccaatggatgaagagttataatcaaactaaaacttactataaatagtaaaaatgaaaataaaacgacAATTCGATCATCGATCTAACAGAATCTTGTAAATTTGGCTTGCGCAACTAGGCATAGCTTGGTTGAATggataaagtagctcatcctaccccaaaatcatacatgccACATCgaataatttatttcaatttgcgagatacgtccgttttaaaGTCTGGACGGTCCGAATTACTTCTGCttctgatcgggccttttctgatccatcttgtctATGAAACTgaccgcgacctgctctacatctgTTGAccacgccgaatttgtgagattccatcaaattgatggttgaaagtccattttaatttcatttttactatttatactaagttttAGTTTGGGCATAACTCTTAATCCTTCTAGCCTTAGGAGTAGCGAACAACATGTAAAGGGCttataaaaattaggagaataatgtggttaggtcaaattggacactatttttggtcgaaaccattaagtctagtagaaatcatgatagTCTATAAACCGTAAGTTTAttgtttatagtaagtcacatttttaaggAGTTTTGtgttggagtttgattttgaaacttctttcttcctttgatatcattatttaaaggattgtaaatttgtttttattatcaatcaatttattttcgaatttatcataatttttttcttatttttctattcCCCCTCGTATATTTGAGAATGATCTCTATGAAGAGACGATGTCAAATGTACAAAGTATACACATGCAAAAAGAAGCAAGTCTACGTACCCAGTTTTCTTGTTCTTCTCCATGAGAAGATGGTTTAGAAGCTTAACATCTTCAAACTCTCCGGTGAGGGTCGAACCCAAGATCGCTGCGACGCATATCGTATTCTCATCAACCATTTCTACCGCCTTCACCGGATCCATGACATAATAACCTTCTCTCAACTTCACTTCTTTCAACTCGACTTCAAAATACCGTGCAAATTTCTCCCAACAAACCTAAATCAATACCATCACTATCATATCAGCATGTGAGGTAACATGTCGTGATTTGACCATAACTACTTAGTCGAAACAAACATTTTGATCGAACCACATAGTTTTATTTGTTTGTTGTGAGGCATGTCTCGTTTCAAGATTTATCCAAGGTAATCTCACTTCAATTCTATTTAGGTATAGTATAGACATATCATGctcttataaaaataaaattctctcAATTTCACTTTGCCTCGGATTCTCtacatataattaaaaaaactCCGTTTGGCCCCGATTCGATTTGTGACTCACCTTAGTTGAGGCTGAATCGACCCAACTTTCTCGATTCAGGAATGACTCAGGGTATCAAACCAGATCAGGTCCAACTGAGTCCGAAAAGACTCAGATAAGCGTCTCGTCGAGTCTTAGAACAATGTATGGAAGTTGATCAGGACTAGTGATTTTGTGATCACCATGTGGGCCTTATGGGTTTTGTGCATTGAAgggtagtggcccacccaataacaTACCTGATT of the Magnolia sinica isolate HGM2019 chromosome 7, MsV1, whole genome shotgun sequence genome contains:
- the LOC131250700 gene encoding glutamate decarboxylase 4-like; amino-acid sequence: MVLTVVQSKEEASSTFINSIFATRYVRDPLPRYRMPENPIPKEVAYEIIHDELLLDGNPRLNLASFVTTWMETECDKLIMESMNKNYVDMDEYPVTTELQNRCVNMIAHLLNAPVGEKETVVGVATVGSSEAIMLAGLAFKRIWQKKRKAQGKPYDRPNIVTGSNVQVCWEKFARYFEVELKEVKLREGYYVMDPVKAVEMVDENTICVAAILGSTLTGEFEDVKLLNHLLMEKNKKTGWNTPIHVDAASGGFIAPFLYPDLEWDFRLPLVKSINVSGHKYGLVYAGIGWVIWRSKEDLPEELIFHINYLGSDQPTFTLNFSKGSSTIIAQYYQFLRMGFEVIIHVINRYSLP